Proteins found in one Numida meleagris isolate 19003 breed g44 Domestic line chromosome 25, NumMel1.0, whole genome shotgun sequence genomic segment:
- the KLHDC8A gene encoding kelch domain-containing protein 8A — MEVANTRDFQWKTLAPLPSPRVYSTLVEAGGQVFAIGGCDDNGVPMDCFEVYSPEADQWTSLPPMPTARAGVAVATLGKRIMVIGGVGANQAPLKIVEMYNVDEGKWKKRNSLREAAMGISVTAKDYRVYAAGGMGADLRPHNYLQHYDMLKDIWVSLAAMPTARYAATSFLRGTKIYVLGGRQSKYAINAFEVFDTETRSWTKFPNIPNKRAFSSFVPTEDKLFSLGGLRQGRLYRQPKFMRTVDVFDFEQGGWMKMERSFYLKKQRADFVAGYLKGRVVVAGGLGNQPTVLESAEAFHPEKNKWESLPPMPTPRCACSSIVLGGCLLLAVGGVSQGLSNAVEALCLSDS; from the exons ATGGAGGTGGCCAACACCAGGGATTTCCAATGGAAGACCCTCGCCCCGCTGCCGAGCCCCAGGGTGTACTCCACGCTGGTGGAAGCGGGCGGGCAGGTGTTCGCCATCGGGGGCTGCGATGACAACGGTGTCCCCATGGACTGCTTCGAGGTCTATTCCCCCGAGGCCGACCAGTGGACGTCGCTGCCCCCCATGCCCACGGCCAGGGCCGGGGTGGCGGTGGCCACGTTGGGCAAACGGATCATGGTGATCGGGGGCGTGGGGGCCAACCAGGCGCCCCTGAAGATCGTGGAGATGTACAACGTGGATGAGGGCAAGTGGAAGAAGAGGAACTCGCTGAGGGAGGCGGCCATGGGCATCTCGGTGACGGCGAAAG ACTACAGAGTGTACGCGGCCGGAGGGATGGGAGCCGACCTGAGGCCGCACAACTACCTGCAGCACTACGACATGCTGAAGGACATCTGGGTGTCGCTGGCGGCCATGCCCACGGCACGGTATGCAGCCACCTCCTTCCTGCGGGGCACCAAGATCTACGTGCTGG GGGGAAGGCAGTCCAAGTACGCCATCAACGCCTTCGAGGTCTTTGACACCGAGACCAGATCGTGGACCAAGTTTCCCAACATCCCCAACAAAAGAGCCTTCTCCAGCTTCGTGCCCACCGAAGACAAACTCTTCAGCCTCGGGGGCCTGCGGCAGGGCCGGCTCTACCGGCAGCCCAAGTTCATGAGAACCGTGGATGTGTTTGACTTCGAGCAAG GTGGCTGGATGAAGATGGAGCGCTCCTTCTACCTGAAGAAACAGCGAGCAGACTTCGTGGCTGGCTACCTGAAAGGCAGAGTCGTCGTGGCTGGGGGACTGG GAAACCAGCCGACCGTCCTGGAGTCTGCGGAAGCTTTCCACCCCGAGAAGAACAAATGGGAGAGCCTGCCCCCGATGCCCACCCCGCGCTGCGCCTGCTCCAGCATCGTGCTCgggggctgcctgctgctggcgGTCGGCGGGGTGAGCCAGGGGCTGAGCAACGCCGTGGAAGCCCTCTGCCTTTCTGACTCCTAG